A single genomic interval of Pseudomonadota bacterium harbors:
- the ybgF gene encoding tol-pal system protein YbgF has protein sequence MKYYLWASIAFFSFNSFAQNYSPVQLEQQRLNDRLNKMENNLNILQKQFYKNGKAPASFDNYDDASPNTQVRIDEIEEKLRDLMGKIEQNQFNITNALKQIQKVSQDIDFRLSEMEKKQTHNSLGSNINSPAPNTNANDKKEPELVGKLENATRESVAPIDENDQYDKAFMYLRNAEYDKAESMLKAFIDNNAESSLISNAYYWLGETFYVRENFEQSAVNFLKGYQKLPKGNKAADNLLKLAMSLNKMNKKKEACTTFTKLEKEFPEAEKAIKDKVSEEKKAINCS, from the coding sequence ATGAAATATTATCTTTGGGCTTCAATTGCTTTTTTTTCATTTAATAGCTTTGCCCAAAACTATAGTCCCGTTCAGTTGGAACAACAAAGGCTGAATGACAGGCTAAATAAAATGGAGAATAACCTGAATATTCTTCAAAAGCAGTTTTACAAAAACGGCAAAGCACCTGCGTCATTTGACAATTATGACGATGCGTCACCTAATACGCAGGTACGCATAGACGAAATTGAAGAAAAATTGCGTGACCTTATGGGTAAGATTGAACAAAATCAGTTTAACATTACCAACGCACTAAAGCAGATACAAAAAGTTTCACAGGATATTGATTTTCGCCTTAGCGAAATGGAAAAAAAACAGACGCACAATAGCTTAGGCTCAAATATAAACTCTCCCGCTCCCAATACTAACGCAAATGACAAAAAAGAACCTGAGCTTGTAGGTAAGTTGGAGAACGCAACCCGTGAGAGCGTTGCTCCTATTGATGAAAACGACCAGTATGATAAGGCTTTCATGTATTTGCGTAATGCAGAGTATGACAAAGCGGAGTCTATGCTTAAAGCGTTCATAGACAATAATGCGGAAAGCAGTCTTATCAGTAACGCTTATTATTGGCTTGGTGAGACTTTCTATGTACGTGAAAATTTTGAACAATCTGCGGTCAATTTCCTGAAAGGCTATCAAAAACTACCCAAAGGTAATAAAGCTGCCGACAATCTTTTAAAATTGGCCATGTCTCTAAATAAAATGAACAAAAAGAAAGAGGCGTGTACAACTTTTACTAAGCTTGAAAAAGAGTTTCCCGAAGCTGAAAAAGCTATTAAGGACAAGGTAAGTGAAGAGAAAAAGGCTATAAATTGTTCATAA
- the ftsH gene encoding ATP-dependent zinc metalloprotease FtsH codes for MGAGKSFFFWIILIIVMVMSYDMMNSGSGSINSEEVGFSDFLYNVEAGKVQEVQIRGSHIMGTYNNETSSAFKTYRPDQYPGLIDVLKDNNVKFEIKPAESFIGSLIGFLLTSLLPIFLLIGAWILVMKHMQGGGKGGGAMGFGRSKARLMDKNKNKVTFNDVAGIEEAKEELHEIVDFLKDPQKFGSLGGKIPRGCLLVGSPGTGKTLLARAIAGEAGVPFFSISGSDFVEMFVGVGASRVRDLFEQGKKNAPCLIFIDEIDAVGRHRGAGLGGGNDEREQTLNQLLVEMDGFEENQGVIIIAATNRPDVLDPALLRPGRFDRQIVVPLPDILGRTRILEVHMQKVPLAPDVDAKTIARGTPGFTGADLANLVNEAALLAARKNRKVVTMQEMEEAKDKVMMGAERKSMVMDEEEKKLTAYHEAGHAVVSIHCTASDPIHKATIIPRGRALGMVMRLPEKDKLSLTREKAKADMAVAMGGRVAEEMIFGYEKVTSGASSDIKMATNLARSMVTQWGMSDKIGPIFHASNQDEVFLGHSVTQQKNVSEETAKIIDQEVKDLVNEGYKTAESILTKYRKELETLAKALLEYETLSGDEIREVLAGKTLDKKSLLKARKTIKKASVPITVVDNAKNEGKTTKPEPKKTKVKKPTDKKNDKSDKGTSPEGA; via the coding sequence ATGGGTGCCGGTAAAAGTTTTTTCTTTTGGATAATTCTGATAATAGTGATGGTCATGTCATACGACATGATGAACAGCGGTTCGGGTTCTATAAATTCGGAAGAAGTCGGTTTTTCCGATTTCTTATATAATGTAGAAGCCGGAAAGGTTCAGGAAGTGCAGATAAGGGGTTCTCATATAATGGGAACTTACAACAACGAAACAAGTTCTGCGTTCAAGACCTATAGACCTGACCAATATCCGGGACTTATTGATGTTTTAAAAGACAATAATGTAAAGTTCGAAATAAAACCTGCCGAATCATTCATAGGTTCTTTAATAGGCTTTTTACTTACATCACTGCTTCCTATATTCCTGCTTATCGGTGCATGGATACTGGTTATGAAGCATATGCAAGGCGGCGGCAAAGGCGGTGGAGCTATGGGCTTCGGTCGTTCAAAGGCACGCCTTATGGATAAGAATAAAAATAAGGTAACATTTAATGACGTTGCCGGAATTGAAGAAGCAAAAGAAGAGCTGCATGAAATCGTAGACTTTCTTAAAGACCCGCAAAAATTCGGTTCTCTTGGCGGTAAGATACCGAGGGGTTGCCTTCTTGTAGGTTCTCCCGGTACGGGTAAAACCCTGCTTGCCCGTGCTATAGCAGGGGAAGCCGGAGTGCCTTTCTTTTCAATTTCAGGTTCCGACTTTGTCGAAATGTTCGTAGGTGTCGGTGCAAGCCGTGTACGTGACCTGTTCGAACAAGGCAAGAAAAATGCACCATGCCTTATATTCATAGATGAGATTGATGCAGTAGGTCGTCACCGTGGTGCAGGTCTTGGCGGCGGTAATGATGAGCGTGAGCAGACACTTAACCAGCTTCTGGTTGAGATGGACGGATTCGAGGAAAATCAGGGAGTTATAATTATAGCGGCCACCAACCGCCCTGACGTTCTTGACCCTGCCCTGCTTCGTCCGGGTCGTTTTGACCGTCAGATAGTAGTGCCTTTGCCTGACATATTAGGGCGTACCAGAATTTTGGAAGTACATATGCAAAAAGTGCCTTTAGCACCTGATGTTGACGCAAAAACAATAGCAAGGGGAACTCCGGGTTTTACAGGAGCCGATCTTGCCAACCTTGTAAATGAAGCCGCACTGCTTGCTGCCCGCAAGAACCGCAAGGTGGTGACGATGCAGGAAATGGAAGAGGCTAAAGACAAGGTAATGATGGGTGCTGAGCGAAAAAGCATGGTAATGGACGAAGAAGAAAAGAAACTTACCGCATACCATGAAGCAGGTCATGCCGTTGTAAGCATTCATTGCACTGCCTCCGACCCTATCCATAAAGCAACTATAATCCCTCGCGGAAGGGCGTTAGGTATGGTAATGCGTCTTCCTGAAAAAGACAAGTTATCCCTGACCCGTGAAAAAGCCAAGGCAGATATGGCTGTCGCTATGGGAGGTCGTGTCGCAGAAGAAATGATATTCGGCTACGAAAAAGTAACCTCCGGTGCATCATCCGATATAAAGATGGCTACTAACCTTGCTCGTTCAATGGTTACGCAATGGGGCATGAGTGATAAGATAGGTCCTATATTCCATGCGAGCAATCAGGACGAAGTATTCTTAGGGCATTCGGTAACCCAGCAGAAAAACGTATCTGAGGAAACGGCAAAAATCATCGATCAGGAAGTCAAAGACCTTGTTAATGAGGGCTATAAAACGGCGGAATCAATATTGACCAAATACCGCAAAGAACTCGAAACACTTGCAAAAGCACTACTTGAATATGAAACGTTGAGCGGTGATGAGATTAGGGAAGTTCTGGCAGGCAAAACCCTAGATAAAAAATCACTATTGAAAGCTAGGAAAACCATTAAAAAGGCGTCAGTTCCGATTACGGTTGTTGACAATGCGAAAAATGAAGGCAAAACTACAAAACCCGAACCTAAAAAAACAAAGGTCAAAAAACCGACCGATAAAAAGAACGATAAGTCAGATAAGGGAACAAGCCCTGAAGGTGCTTAA
- the mutT gene encoding 8-oxo-dGTP diphosphatase MutT, giving the protein MYQGGCDPAREYPELLEKVAFKYVAAGVLVDKDEKILIAKRPEGKPMAGLWEFPGGKAKEGEVPEIALVRELKEELGIRTSAGCLLPLTFLSHRYADFHLIMYVFVIRRWEGVIVPKEGQELKWIEKNQLSKFDMPDANMPLIGAVRSI; this is encoded by the coding sequence ATGTATCAAGGCGGTTGTGACCCTGCAAGGGAATATCCCGAATTATTAGAGAAGGTTGCTTTTAAATATGTCGCCGCAGGTGTTTTGGTAGATAAGGACGAAAAAATACTTATAGCCAAAAGACCTGAAGGCAAGCCCATGGCAGGTTTATGGGAGTTTCCCGGAGGTAAGGCTAAGGAGGGTGAAGTTCCTGAAATTGCTTTAGTCCGTGAACTAAAGGAAGAACTTGGTATCCGAACATCGGCAGGCTGCCTGTTGCCTCTGACATTCCTGTCTCACCGTTATGCTGACTTTCATCTTATAATGTATGTCTTTGTAATCAGACGGTGGGAAGGTGTTATTGTGCCAAAAGAAGGGCAAGAATTAAAATGGATAGAAAAAAATCAGTTATCAAAATTCGATATGCCTGATGCAAACATGCCTTTAATAGGAGCTGTCAGGAGCATTTAA
- the ndk gene encoding nucleoside-diphosphate kinase has translation MAIERTLSIIKPDATKRNITGKINAMIEDAGLSIVAQKKIYLSRREAGIFYGEHKERPFFGELVDFMVSAPVIVQVLQGENAIAKYREVMGATNPDNADAGTIRKEYANSVGENSVHGSDSPESAAREIAFFFAGREIAD, from the coding sequence ATGGCTATCGAACGTACATTATCTATTATCAAACCTGATGCTACCAAACGTAATATAACAGGAAAAATCAATGCTATGATAGAAGATGCAGGTCTTTCTATCGTTGCACAGAAAAAAATCTATCTTAGCCGTCGTGAGGCAGGGATTTTTTACGGTGAGCATAAAGAACGCCCTTTCTTCGGTGAGTTAGTTGATTTTATGGTGTCTGCCCCTGTGATAGTTCAGGTTCTACAAGGAGAAAATGCTATAGCCAAATATCGTGAAGTTATGGGAGCTACCAATCCTGATAATGCTGATGCAGGTACTATACGTAAAGAATATGCTAATAGTGTAGGTGAAAACTCTGTTCACGGCTCTGACAGCCCTGAATCGGCAGCACGTGAGATAGCGTTCTTTTTTGCCGGTCGTGAAATCGCTGATTAG